A stretch of the Ipomoea triloba cultivar NCNSP0323 chromosome 16, ASM357664v1 genome encodes the following:
- the LOC116008018 gene encoding uncharacterized protein LOC116008018 codes for MDWCGSSTPRTPEYRIMNEERHERKAYWLVIVRPQFLTGGDTKGLCPSIPWIDREGGQSFWFFMLSKSLTMKIDGECLIELIRSCRNKVKVYRSVRMPQLHTSLHFHLTPIVMINGSSRRDLLLNSQKKLLSLHPRRGREPVAVSAVLPELWGSRNRRALILGWAYYLDAFSSYPLRTWLPSVYRGHENWYTRGASFPVLSY; via the coding sequence ATGGATTGGTGTGGTTCCTCTACGCCTAGGACACCAGAATATCGAATCATGAACGAAGAAAGGCATGAGAGAAAAGCATATTGGCTAGTGATTGTGAGGCCCCAATTCTTGACTGGAGGGGACACCAAAGGCCTCTGCCCTTCCATCCCTTGGATAGATAGAGAGGGAGGGCAGAGCTTTTGGTTTTTTATGTTGTCAAAGAGTTTAACAATGAAAATAGATGGCGAGTGCCTGATCGAATTGATCAGGTCATGTAGGAACAAGGTTAAAGTCTACCGGTCTGTTAGGATGCCTCAGCTGCATACATCACTGCACTTCCACTTGACACCTATCGTAATGATAAACGGCTCGTCTCGCCGTGACCTTCTCTtgaattctcaaaaaaaacTTCTGTCGCTCCATCCCCGCAGGGGCAGAGAACCCGTCGCTGTCTCGGCTGTGCTACCGGAGCTCTGGGGAAGTCGGAATAGGAGAGCACTCATCTTGGGGTGGGCTTACTACTTAGATGCTTTCAGCAGTTATCCGCTCCGCACTTGGCTACCCAGCGTTTACCGTGGGCACGAGAACTGGTACACCAGAGGTGCGTCCTTCCCGGTCCTCTCGTACTAG
- the LOC116008019 gene encoding LOW QUALITY PROTEIN: uncharacterized protein LOC116008019 (The sequence of the model RefSeq protein was modified relative to this genomic sequence to represent the inferred CDS: inserted 2 bases in 2 codons; substituted 1 base at 1 genomic stop codon), with protein MSSGTVNFPAILVTVTCNPRRCVRTPLTGRERKDLSEQPPRFQTKEXTFPYEHSIGRLRVRRGSLLCLHTRLPFSESSAGPPTTSLRPEGFIAQKXPGHRTRKREAQRISDAKPRTSLRSYWHTPPKKKEQTPLKTRVRYNKAISVPRPSHGAVRGRYRSYSSQPASXLAFPLQGMEVWRNRHQNRGIFTLSHFHVKADKKSRLHPIVMSSL; from the exons ATGTCGTCGGGTACTGTTAACTTCCCCGCCATTCTTGTAACTGTCACCTGTAATCCGCGCAGGTGTGTCCGCACCCCCCTGACTGGACGAGAAAGAAAGGATTTATCGGAGCAACCCCCCAGGTTCCAGACCAAGGAGTAAACTTTCCCGTATGAGCATTCG ATAGGTCGTCTGAGGGTTCGCCGCGGTTCATTGCTGTGCTTACACACTAGGCTACCCTTTTCCGAAAGCTCCGCAGGACCACCTACCACTAGTCTTCGGCCGGAGGGGTTTATTGCACAAA CGCCGGGACACAGGACCCGGAAAAGGGAAGCCCAACGAATTTCAGATGCAAAGCCCCGCACCTCATTAAGATCATATTGGCATactcccccaaaaaaaaaagagcagaCCCCATTGAAGACGAGAGTGAGGTACAACAAGGCCATTTCTGTCCCCCGCCCTTCTCACGGAGCCGTACGTGGACGTTACCGCTCATACAGCTCCCAGCCAGCAA AGTTAGCCTTCCCTCTTCAAGGAATGGAAGTGTGGAGGAATCGACATCAAAATAGAGGAATTTTTACATTATCCCATTTCCACGTGAAAGCAGATAAGAAGTCTCGTCTTCATCCTATTGTGATGTCATCTCTATGA